The following coding sequences lie in one Xanthomonas hyacinthi genomic window:
- a CDS encoding SURF1 family protein — protein sequence MTLAASSRVAARARLPLWLGWSVALAVALCFCALGRWQLLRMHEKQALLAQAAHIRDRPQALAAALRGGRPAQLAWVHGSGRFLPGQILLDNQLREGRSGVKMYQPFLADGARAPLLVELGWLPLPADRALPTPVPLQGQYTLVGLLGPAPSHGLALGPALVAAPAPQLWLAMRLEPAAIGQALGRRDILSQVLRLDPALPLGYPRDLDMLPNTLPPERHLGYAVQWFGLALAVLITAGLLSWRARKGRGGR from the coding sequence ATGACCTTGGCCGCGTCCTCGCGCGTCGCTGCGCGCGCGCGCCTGCCGCTGTGGCTGGGCTGGAGCGTCGCGCTGGCGGTGGCGCTGTGTTTCTGCGCGCTCGGCCGCTGGCAATTGCTGCGCATGCACGAGAAACAGGCGCTGCTCGCGCAGGCCGCGCACATCCGCGATCGCCCGCAGGCGCTGGCCGCTGCCCTGCGCGGCGGACGGCCGGCGCAACTGGCCTGGGTGCACGGCAGTGGCCGTTTCCTGCCCGGGCAGATCCTGCTCGACAACCAGCTGCGCGAGGGCCGCAGCGGGGTCAAGATGTACCAGCCGTTCCTGGCCGATGGCGCGCGCGCGCCGCTGCTGGTGGAACTGGGCTGGCTGCCGCTGCCGGCCGATCGCGCGCTGCCGACGCCGGTGCCGCTGCAGGGGCAGTACACGCTGGTCGGCCTGCTCGGGCCGGCGCCGTCGCATGGGCTGGCGCTGGGGCCGGCGCTGGTCGCCGCGCCGGCGCCGCAGCTGTGGCTGGCGATGCGCCTCGAGCCGGCGGCGATCGGCCAGGCGCTGGGACGCCGCGACATTTTGTCGCAGGTGCTGCGCCTGGATCCGGCCCTGCCGCTGGGCTATCCGCGCGACCTGGACATGCTGCCGAACACGCTGCCGCCCGAGCGCCACCTGGGTTACGCGGTGCAATGGTTCGGTCTGGCGCTGGCCGTGCTGATCACCGCGGGCCTGCTCAGCTGGCGCGCGCGCAAGGGGCGGGGCGGGCGCTGA
- a CDS encoding COX15/CtaA family protein yields MNLFAPPALFRHFHRMAWLAALFTASTIMFGSFVRLSDAGMSCPDWPTCYGRVTWPQTSDEANTHAASKIRPLETHKAWREQVHRFLAGALGVEVLVLSLLAARRRRLGIAQIVGAALLVALSIPLYMSGWPSLAMALAAAGEAILLLAALRWSNSDLARAAVLTLAVVIFQALLGMWTVTLLLKPIVVMGHLLGGLLMFSLLVWMAWRATHLPITLADAARLKWLLRLGVALLALQIALGGWVSANYAALACGGGSWSADNFPRCVSQWWPPHDFRAGFTLWRGIGVDYEGGVLDGAARIAIQMAHRMMALLVAAYLLWLGWRLSRSPGMRGWAAALALLLLAQVSLGILNVKLALPLPVAVLHNAGAVALLFVLVSLLARLRAPQ; encoded by the coding sequence ATGAACCTGTTCGCGCCGCCGGCGCTGTTTCGGCACTTCCACCGCATGGCCTGGCTGGCGGCGCTGTTCACCGCCAGCACGATCATGTTCGGTTCGTTCGTGCGCCTGTCCGATGCGGGCATGAGCTGCCCGGACTGGCCGACCTGCTATGGCCGGGTGACCTGGCCACAGACCAGCGACGAGGCCAACACGCATGCGGCCAGCAAGATCCGCCCGCTGGAGACGCACAAGGCCTGGCGCGAGCAGGTGCACCGCTTCCTGGCCGGGGCGCTGGGCGTGGAAGTGCTGGTGCTGTCGCTGCTGGCCGCGCGCCGGCGGCGCCTGGGCATCGCCCAGATCGTCGGCGCCGCGCTGCTGGTGGCGCTGTCGATCCCGCTGTACATGTCCGGCTGGCCATCGCTGGCGATGGCGCTGGCCGCTGCCGGCGAAGCGATCCTGTTGCTGGCGGCGCTGCGCTGGTCCAATAGCGACCTGGCGCGCGCGGCGGTGCTGACCCTGGCGGTGGTGATCTTCCAGGCGCTGCTCGGCATGTGGACGGTGACCCTGCTGCTCAAGCCGATCGTGGTGATGGGGCATCTGCTCGGCGGCCTGTTGATGTTCTCGCTGCTGGTGTGGATGGCCTGGCGCGCCACCCACCTGCCGATCACCCTGGCCGATGCGGCGCGGCTGAAGTGGCTGCTGCGCCTCGGCGTGGCGCTGCTGGCGCTGCAGATCGCGCTCGGCGGCTGGGTCAGCGCCAACTACGCGGCGCTGGCCTGCGGCGGCGGCAGCTGGTCGGCCGACAACTTCCCGCGCTGCGTCAGCCAGTGGTGGCCGCCGCACGATTTCCGCGCAGGCTTCACCCTGTGGCGCGGCATCGGCGTGGACTACGAAGGCGGCGTGCTCGACGGCGCGGCGCGCATCGCGATCCAGATGGCGCACCGGATGATGGCGCTGCTGGTGGCGGCCTATCTGCTGTGGCTGGGCTGGCGGCTGAGCCGCTCGCCGGGCATGCGCGGCTGGGCGGCGGCGCTGGCGCTGCTGCTGCTGGCGCAGGTCAGCCTGGGCATCCTCAACGTCAAGCTGGCGCTGCCGCTGCCGGTGGCGGTGCTGCACAACGCCGGCGCGGTGGCGCTGCTGTTCGTGCTGGTGTCGCTGCTGGCGCGGCTGCGGGCGCCGCAATGA
- the cyoE gene encoding heme o synthase translates to MSAKGMHWRDYWDLTKPKVVALIVFTALVGMCLAVPGVPTRAQVRTGLIGFFGIWLAASAAAAINQLLDARIDAQMARTSWRPLVVGKVLPWQVLLFATLLTALSMAILVIWVNTITAVLTFASLIGYAVIYTVFLKRTTPQNIVIGGLAGAAPPLLGWAAITGMQGQWDWAYASLLVLIIFVWTPPHFWALAIFRRADYAKASVPMLPVTHGVAHTRKQILVYTLLLVVATLLPAAVGMSGVFYLGGTLVLDAVFVWYAWRMLDPPDEMFSMRMFGYSIVYLMALFAFLLVDHWLLPG, encoded by the coding sequence ATGAGCGCCAAGGGCATGCATTGGCGCGACTATTGGGATCTGACCAAGCCCAAGGTGGTGGCGCTGATCGTGTTCACCGCGCTGGTCGGCATGTGCCTGGCGGTTCCCGGCGTGCCGACCAGGGCGCAGGTGCGCACTGGCTTGATCGGCTTCTTCGGCATCTGGCTGGCGGCGTCGGCCGCGGCGGCGATCAACCAGTTGCTGGACGCGCGCATCGACGCGCAGATGGCGCGCACCTCGTGGCGGCCGCTGGTGGTGGGCAAGGTGCTGCCGTGGCAGGTGCTGCTGTTCGCCACGCTGCTGACCGCGCTGTCGATGGCGATCCTGGTGATCTGGGTCAACACCATCACCGCGGTGCTGACCTTCGCCTCGCTGATCGGCTATGCGGTGATCTACACCGTGTTCCTCAAGCGCACCACGCCGCAGAACATCGTCATCGGCGGCCTAGCCGGCGCCGCGCCGCCGCTGCTCGGCTGGGCCGCGATCACCGGCATGCAGGGCCAGTGGGACTGGGCCTACGCCTCGCTGCTGGTGCTGATCATCTTCGTGTGGACGCCGCCGCACTTCTGGGCGCTGGCGATCTTCCGCCGCGCCGACTACGCCAAGGCGTCGGTGCCGATGCTGCCGGTCACCCACGGCGTGGCGCATACGCGCAAGCAGATCCTGGTGTACACGCTGCTGCTGGTGGTGGCGACGCTGCTGCCGGCGGCGGTGGGCATGAGCGGCGTGTTCTATCTCGGCGGCACGCTGGTGCTCGACGCGGTGTTCGTCTGGTACGCCTGGCGCATGCTCGATCCGCCGGACGAGATGTTCTCGATGCGCATGTTCGGCTATTCGATCGTGTACCTGATGGCGCTGTTCGCGTTCCTGCTGGTGGATCACTGGCTGCTGCCGGGCTGA